The Geoalkalibacter ferrihydriticus DSM 17813 genome includes a window with the following:
- a CDS encoding phosphotransferase: MPISPETLICEATGAAQAQRRARIQSLWSGYGEIVRYALQGSELASVVVKNVIFPTAIDHPRGWHNDVGHQRKVRSYEVEMAWYRDWSRRCDQHCRVPRCYALRTFGERHLMVLEDLDAAGFPRRKERLDRHEALACLSWLAHFHALFLGEKPTDLWPIGSYWHLATRQAEWRMIKDAALRQAAATLDARLNACRFQTLIHGDAKVANFCFSQDGRRVAAVDFQYVGGGCGMKDVAYFLGSCLDEREQREREGDLLDGYFAALRRALKVRGKDFDSSALEAEWRAIFPLAQADFYRFLVGWCPEHWKVHDYSRKVALTVVAGLLKEEG, translated from the coding sequence ATGCCGATTTCCCCGGAAACTCTCATCTGTGAGGCCACCGGCGCGGCTCAAGCGCAGCGGCGCGCGCGGATCCAGTCTCTGTGGAGCGGTTACGGCGAGATCGTTCGCTATGCTTTGCAGGGAAGCGAGCTTGCGAGCGTCGTCGTCAAGAACGTTATCTTTCCCACCGCGATCGACCACCCCCGCGGTTGGCACAACGATGTCGGGCATCAGCGCAAGGTGCGCTCCTATGAAGTGGAGATGGCCTGGTACCGCGACTGGAGCCGCCGCTGTGACCAGCACTGCCGGGTGCCGCGTTGCTACGCTTTGCGTACGTTCGGCGAGCGCCACCTGATGGTGCTGGAGGATCTCGACGCGGCCGGCTTTCCCCGCCGCAAGGAGCGCCTCGACCGGCACGAAGCTCTGGCCTGCCTGAGCTGGTTGGCTCACTTTCACGCTCTCTTTTTGGGCGAAAAACCCACCGACCTCTGGCCCATCGGCAGCTACTGGCATCTCGCCACCCGCCAGGCGGAATGGCGGATGATTAAGGATGCGGCGCTTCGCCAGGCCGCCGCAACGCTTGACGCACGGCTCAATGCCTGCCGCTTCCAGACCCTCATCCACGGCGATGCCAAAGTCGCCAATTTCTGTTTTTCCCAAGACGGCCGCCGTGTGGCCGCGGTAGATTTTCAGTACGTGGGCGGGGGCTGCGGGATGAAGGATGTGGCCTACTTCCTCGGCAGCTGTCTCGATGAGCGCGAGCAGCGCGAGAGGGAGGGCGATCTGCTCGATGGCTATTTCGCGGCACTTCGCCGCGCCTTGAAAGTGCGGGGGAAAGACTTCGATTCCTCCGCGCTTGAGGCCGAGTGGCGCGCCATCTTTCCCCTGGCCCAGGCCGATTTCTATCGCTTTCTGGTCGGCTGGTGTCCGGAGCACTGGAAGGTTCACGATTACAGCCGCAAGGTGGCGCTCACAGTGGTGGCGGGGCTGCTCAAAGAGGAGGGGTGA